Proteins from one Ricinus communis isolate WT05 ecotype wild-type chromosome 9, ASM1957865v1, whole genome shotgun sequence genomic window:
- the LOC8280751 gene encoding uncharacterized protein LOC8280751, with translation MDEILKAALAYFEFGNHEFKKGTLHFLEMLDHCTDGTIGQFEEFLRERGHEPLSPGILKELGKKLDDHLGFNDFLVLLYVVKTRRPCCDLCQAFLKGLYFTCAVCFDEEEKTFNMCLDCTSKQKTCPQGHALFIDNFALLHSKSKAIELQLKENPRKCRVPMMDNCQSLPKEKIQLHDLFQHLEEGFVFEKIQHIPGVNFSSDRMGNNSSKVCNIG, from the exons ATGGATGAAATTTTGAAAGCTGCTCTTGCCTACTTCGAATTTGGCAACCATGAATTTAAGAAAGGTACATTACACTTTCTTGAAATGCTAGACCATTGCACAGATGGTACCATAGGCCAATTTGAGGAATTCCTGAGAGAAAGGGGTCATGAGCCTCTATCACCAGGCATCCTTAAGGAGCTAGGCAAGAAGCTAGATGACCATCTCGGGTTCAACGATTTCTTGGTTTTGCTGTATGTTGTGAAAACCAGGAGGCCTTGTTGTGATCTTTGTCAAGCATTTCTCAAAGGCCTATATTTCACTTGTGCTGTATGCTTTGACGAAGAGGAGAAAACCTTCAATATGTGCTTAGATTGCACGAGCAAGCAAAAGACTTGTCCTCAAGGCCATGCTTTGTTCATCGACAATTTTGCTTTGCTCCACTCAAAATCCAAAGCTATTGAACTCCAGCTG AAGGAAAATCCTCGAAAATGTCGGGTTCCAATGATGGACAATTGCCAGTCTCTACCTAAGGAAAAG ATTCAGCTCCACGATTTATTCCAACACTTGGAAGAGGGTtttgtttttgaaaaaatacaaCACATACCAGGAGTTAATTTCTCTTCTGACAGGATGGGAAATAACTCGAGCAAAGTGTGCAACATAGGGTGA